A window of Rhododendron vialii isolate Sample 1 chromosome 11a, ASM3025357v1 genomic DNA:
aaaaaaataaaaaaactacatAAACTAACATCCCAAATACGAATTTTCACTGGAGGTGATGTTGCCGTCAGCCTTTTTCTCATGCCCACAAGCAGACTTTGTTGAATAAGTCCCACTCCCTATTGCCAGAGGATACCAATTAGCGGAAGGTTGAAATTAGTCCAGGTTGTATCCAGGTACAGTTGGacaaaatcttgaaatcttCGGTTCCATGAAAATCCGCACAGGAATTTTCGCTGCTGAAGCTATGAAATCTGCCAGAATCTAGAGAATAGAAGATGATGTTGCCGTCCGCCTTTTTGAATACAGGGAAAAAAATCTTGTTCCTTAGTCGTTCCTCCTCTGCCTCGACAGCAATGGATGTTCGACCAACAAACAAAACTAGATTTCCCAAGCTATCAACTTGCTCCCATCTGTGTGTCGAAAAGTTGAACTCTAGTACGTGAACCCATCCTCCAGAATTTCCCACAAATACTGACGTTAACTTATCCTTGAAGGAAACCAAAAAGTTCTGCCAAACTTTTGAAGGAAAACTTAATTGTTGGGACTCATTCAAAACCAACCAGTTTGGTGTATTTCCTACTGTTCGCAAGCGTCCCAACCttccaacttggtccaaacaATGAACACATCCACGGAAGATGACGAGATTATTCCATGATGACAGGAATGATACACCATTGACAGAATATTGGGCCCAAGCTGCTCTTTTACTAGAAAACTCCAAATCCCTCAGCTGTCCAGAAGAGGTACAATAAATTCTGGTAAAATGGTAGCATGTGGTAGTTTTATCTATAGCACAGACAAGTCCGTTAAGGTTGTCGAAGGGTTCTGGGACAAGTGGAAGATCGATTGTTATTTTCCTGAATGGTTCAAGCATATAAATAGATCGTTCACCCTCAGCAAGGAGCAACCAACCTTCGCAGGACGAGAGAATTCCAGGGTTCGATGCTCCTGTATTCATTTCATAGGTAAAGTCAGATGTTGGATCATAAAAGTTAAATATACTGTCTTCTATCCGAAAGGACACAAGCCAAGGGTATCGAATGGCTTCGGAATCAGGAATCCATCGCAATGGAGGGGCCAGCGATCTCCACCTTCTACAGACAGCACGAATATTCCGATAGTCCCTGTCAATAGATGAGATGCTCCGCATAATTGATATTTGAAGATCCCTTGGAAGTTTTGACCAAATCCCatattcttcctcttctccaacCTTATTCTCTGCTCTCCTTCTTTTATTATTTGCATcacttttcttattttcctctttCGTTGATGTTATCTCATCACCTCCTTGGTTATCAAGCAacctgggaaaaaaaaagtctctttaacccaaaaaaaggaaCAATCAATTATCAAGAATGATGCTCGTGGCACTTGACAATAGTAAGATTATCAACTATGTAACTTAGGTGCATGGAACTGCCGAGTGAAAATCATGCATCTATAAAATCTCTAAATCTGACCAGTTGGTTGTATTTAAGAAGTGTTATCACAAAGTAACTGACTTATTGCAATTGAGATTTCACCTTCAACTTATCTTCTTTCAGTTGTTTGAGGTTTTTCAATAAAGGATTTTAACAGCCGGaaccaatgtttttttttttttatcggccaGCCTGAACCAATGCTGTGTCAAGAGCATGTATGGGTAATTATGCGATATTTTATTCCCCGAACATACTTAAATCAAGACCATTCTATTTCCAAATGTTACGAGTGCAAAATTGAATTCTAAACACAAAACCGAATCCACGGATGAGCACATGAATAAATGGCACTGATGCAGCGTAAAAGCGAGTAATAAACTCACTTaataaagaaaaaccaaaagaatAAGAGAGTATCCCTTCTCAAGCAAAGCTAGAATTTTTATTAACCAACTGTTTGCACCAAGTCTACTAGGACACAAACATACtaggaaataaaaataaagaaaagaaggtAATACTTGGGACAAACATACTAGGAAATAAAAACATACTAGAtgttgtgcgcaaagatatgagtataatgggtttgtgtgaacaagtagCCTTTGACatagctcaatggaggaaacggattcatgtagccgaccccaagtgattaggacataaggctcggtttggtttggttaaaaGAAGGTAATACTTGCTAACCAATCATAATCCTTACCAGAAAAGAAGAAACTTTCCTAATTAAAAGATACTAGTAAATCAATTCCTTCATATCATGGAACATATATGAAGATTTGGAGGATTTCAAGAATATTCCGATTCTAGAAAAATCCACCCAAATCTTATTGCTACTTTGCCCTTTGTCTCTCATACTGATCCATGTATGCACAAGCAATAAAGTCTACATCATCCTCCCCGGGTTAGAGAGAATTCGCCCTCAAATTTGCAGACTCCTCATCGGAACTATCACCGGGATATGGAATAAGATGTTTGACATTAAACGTGTCAGAAGTGTGGATGTGACTTGGAAGCTTCAACTTGTATGCATTGGGGTTAATTTTCTCAAGGGGTCTCCAACGGTCCAATCTTCCAAGCTGCGAACTTGCTGTACTCACCCACTGGGAAGTGATCCTTCATCAAAACAGCCCACACAAAGTCACCCACTTCGAATTCCACAGCACGACGCTTTTTGTCGGCAGCTTGCTTATACTTTGCAAAAGATTCTACCAAGTGTTGCTCAGTCATCTTGTGAACCGCTTGCAAACTTAAAATCAGATTGTGCACTCTACCACTAGGACACTTCAGGTCCGGGACAGGAGCCAAGTCAAGAGACGCTTGAGGATTAAACCAATATCTCACAAAAAAGGGACTAACCCAGAGTTGCAATTGACCGAACGATTGTAGGCGAACTCAGCTTGATACAACCGCTGATCCCAAGACTTGAGATGATCACCCACAAGGCTATGAAGCAGATTACCCACAGACCGATTAACCACGTCGGTCTACTGTCAGTTTGCGGATGATGTGCAGTGCACCGTCAGTTTGCAGATGATATGCAGTGCTAAAATCAAGTTTTCAACTTCCACACACAGCGCCAAAAGTGACTTAAGGAATCGTGTGTCCCTATCGAAGACGAGAGATTGGGGCGGGCAGCCCATGCAAACGATTAACTTCACAGAAATAGAGTTGGGGGGCTATTAACAGCATTTGAAGTCTTCTTGCAGGCAATAAAGTGTGTCATCTTTGAGAATGGGTCCATCACCACAAAGATAGAATTGTTTTCTGCGTTCTTGGCAATCCCAGGATAAAATCCATACTAACATTGGCCCATGGCTGATTCGGTATACGTGTTGTATAAGCCTGCATTGGTTGCCATTCCCTTTGAAACTTGACAAACCCAGCAACCCTCAACAAATCTTGTAATCTCCTTGCGCATTGTAGGCCAATAGTAAGAGTCTCCTACAAGCTGAACCATCTTGTCTCTCCCCACGTGTCCCTCCTCATGCAGCTCCTTTATGATTTTGAGGCGTAAACTACTCGCCGGCACACAAAGCTGATTTCCTTTGAATAGAACCTCATAATGCATCTGATAATCTGCTCGATTTCCAACCTCCACATCTTTCATAATCTGCCCAAAATAAGGATCACTAGGCAATAATTCACGAAACAAATCAAAGCCCAATACCTTGGCATGCATGGTGACCAAGAGATGTGTTTGCCGACTAAGAGCATCGGCTACCTTGTTTAAAGCACCAGATTTATGCTTTATAACAAAGGTGAATTGCTAAATATACGCGGCCAATGTAGCATGCCTCGAAGAAAGCTTTTCCTGACTATTAATATGCTTCAAAGCATCATGGTAAGAATATAGGATAAACTCATTGTATGCCAAGTATGAACTCCAATGCTTAAGAGCTCGAACAATTGCGAAGAACTCGATATCAGACCTGCTGTAATTTAACTTTGATTCACCTACCTTCTCATTGAAGTAAGCTACCGGTTTACCATGTTGGCTCAATACAGCTCCTATCCCCACTTTAGATGCATCACAATGCAGCTCGAATGGCTTGGAGAAATCCAGTAAAGTAAGCACCGGGGCTGTAATCAATTTATACTTAATCCTCTCGTAAGGCTAGTGATGTTGCATCTGTCCATTCGAACCTTCCTAATTTCATGCAATCAGTTATCAAGGCCATATGGGGCCATAATAgtactaaaattttgaataaaacgGCGGTAAAAGGGTACATGTGAAAACTCTGAACTTCATGAACATCAGTTGGGATGGGCCAATTCTTGACAGCTCTATTTTGGACTCATCCACAGACAACCCATCTTTTGACACCACATGCCCCAAAAATAAGACACTCTTAGTCATGAAAGAGCATTTAGGGATGGCAACAAAGAACTTATCTCCGCACAATATTGCAAAGACTCTTGCAAGTAATGCAGGTGCTCTTCCATGTTAGGGCTATAGACCAGGATATCATCGAAATAGACCACAACAAACCGACCCACGAGGGCCTGAAAATCTGGTTCATAACCCTCATGAAAGTGCTAGGGGCATTGGACAATCCGAATGGCATGACCAGCCACTCATATAAACCCTCACGAGTCTTTAAAGCTGTCTTCCACTCGTCGCCTGCTCGATTTCGAATCTGATGTTGCATGTCACGCAGAGGTGGCAACTCTTCAGGCAAATCATCAGGAATCACATCACGAAACTCCTCAACCAACGGCCTAACTGACTCTGGAATCGGACTATCTGTTGCACACTCCTTGGCCAATCAGAACATAGACCAAGTCCTGAATCAACTGCATCTTCCATAAACTTCCTCACCAAAAGGTTGGAACCCTCCCCTTTAGTAGGTTTAGGATCAACCTCTTTGCTTGGAACAAGCACTATCTTTGTACTACCAAACATAAAGCTGTATGCGTTCTTCTTTCCCTCGTGCAGAGCATTCCGGTCATACTGTGAGGGCATTCCCAAAAGGTGACAAGCATCCATTGCAATAACATCACACCATGCATTATCCTTGTACTTGGAGCCAATTGAAAAGGAAACCAAACAACACTTAGAAACAGTTACCTCATTTCCTTTCACAATCCACAACAACTTATAAGGGCTTGAATGCTTCTCCGTTGCTAGCCCCAATTTGCGAAGAGCCTCTTCCAAAACCACATTCTCACAACTTCCAGAGTCGATGACAAGGCGACATACCTTACCGCCAATTGTACTAGTCGATTGGAAGATGTTATTTTGAAGCCAATCATCCCCACCAGCCTTTCGAGGGGTGAAACATGCCCTTCGAACGACCAGTAAAGGCCCATAATCTCTTTGCACAAACTCTTCTTCGACCCCATCCTCATCGTACTGTGCTGCTTTTTCCTCACTAGATTGCTCAATTCCATTATCTTTGGCATCCACAAACAGTCCCTTTCTTCCCTTTCTGAACTGTTCGTTTCTTTTGCAATTTGCCATCCTATGACCCAGTTCACCGCACTTAAAACAGCGTGTTGTGTTGCTATTTATTGGTGCATGGTTTGCTTGGCCAGCCGCAAGAGGCTTCCCAATATTGGTCTGATTGTTCACTAGAGGGATGGGACGGCTATCGATAATGTTGCCAAGCTGGAATCTGCTCTTCCGGTCAGCTTGCTTCTCCAATGTCAAGGCCTTTTGATGTGCTTCTGAAACAAAAAAGGgttcatcaaaattcaaagcaTCTAGAAACTGTTCTCTCATTCCCCCAATATACCATGAAACCAACTGATCATGCAATTCTAATAGGTCAATGCGGACCAGGAGTCGGTAAAACTCTCCGGTATAATCATCCAATGACTTTGAACCCTGCCGCAAGTTCTACAATTGCTGGTACAACAACCTTGTGTAGTTATGGGGCAAGAACGATGCCCGCATATGATTCGGCAACTACTCCAAGAACGAATCTTCTCTTTTCCCTGTTGCTGCCACCATGCAGCAGCACACCCTCGAAATTTTGTTGCTGCCAAAGAAACTCGTTTGTCCAAAGGTACCTCTTTGAACTCCAAAATTCCTCCACAGCCGCAACCCAATCCAGAAACTCATCGGGCAGCAAGCAACCCTTGAATTCTGGTACGTCCAGCTTGAAGCCCGACTCCCAATGCATGAAAGTACCCGAAACCACAGCAAGGTCTCTCCTTTGTGGCCCGAGCACGGCAAACGGGTTGTGGCCATCTTCATACTCTGACATCGTCACCGCTCTCCGCATCCACTCGACGTGAATGGGGATTCTGGTGTTCAGGTGCTCCTAAAGAGGCAATTTGCTCTATCAAGGCATTGAACTTGTCATCAATAAGTTGCTAAGCGGGCCTCGTTGAGCTTCACCCGTGGCATTATCGCGCTCATACGCATCGTAAGCAACGCCATGTTGACAACCAACACCTCGACCTCCTCCTTTTGGCAGCATTGGTGATGGATCAGGAAGCGAGTCTAAGCTCGCAGCGTAAAAGTGAAGAATAAACTAACTCACGCGATAAAGAACAACCAAAAGAATAAGAGATACTCTCTCTTCTCAAGCAAAGCTCGAGTTTTTATTAATCAACTGATTTGCGCTAAGGCTTACAGTGCTTATTTATAGGCTACTAGGACCCAAACATAttaggaaataaaaataaagaaaaggtaatACTCCGTACTTGCTAACCAAGCATAACCATtaccagaaaagaagaaaactttCTAATTAGAAGATACTAGCAAATCAAATCCTTCCTATCATGAAAAATATATGAAGATTTGGaggattttaaaaatattccgATTCTAGAAAAATTCACCAAAATCTTACTCCTACTCTGCCCTTTGTCTCTCATGCTAATCCATGTATGCACAAAGTCTACACCAGGCACGCAGCCCCCAACTTGGGGTTGCTCCGGAACCTTCAGTTCTTAAACGGGGAGAGAGAAGCTATGGATCGAACCGGACGTCCCACACATTCCACAGCGGGTCGGGAGCCCttatggtcacgcccaagggGTTTGCTATACCGGTCGCCCCCTCCTTACCTTTTTGTTTAAtcgagtgagagag
This region includes:
- the LOC131308436 gene encoding F-box/kelch-repeat protein At1g57790-like isoform X2; this encodes MRSISSIDRDYRNIRAVCRRWRSLAPPLRWIPDSEAIRYPWLVSFRIEDSIFNFYDPTSDFTYEMNTGASNPGILSSCEGWLLLAEGERSIYMLEPFRKITIDLPLVPEPFDNLNGLVCAIDKTTTCYHFTRIYCTSSGQLRDLEFSSKRAAWAQYSVNGVSFLSSWNNLVIFRGCVHCLDQVGRLGRLRTVGNTPNWLVLNESQQLSFPSKVWQNFLVSFKDKLTSVFVGNSGGWVHVLEFNFSTHRWEQVDSLGNLVLFVGRTSIAVEAEEERLRNKIFFPVFKKADGNIIFYSLDSGRFHSFSSENSCADFHGTEDFKILSNCTWIQPGLISTFR
- the LOC131308436 gene encoding F-box/kelch-repeat protein At1g57790-like isoform X1 gives rise to the protein MEVFNVDHGSTPSFDYLFKDVTYYAKLLDNQGGDEITSTKEENKKSDANNKRRRAENKVGEEEEYGIWSKLPRDLQISIMRSISSIDRDYRNIRAVCRRWRSLAPPLRWIPDSEAIRYPWLVSFRIEDSIFNFYDPTSDFTYEMNTGASNPGILSSCEGWLLLAEGERSIYMLEPFRKITIDLPLVPEPFDNLNGLVCAIDKTTTCYHFTRIYCTSSGQLRDLEFSSKRAAWAQYSVNGVSFLSSWNNLVIFRGCVHCLDQVGRLGRLRTVGNTPNWLVLNESQQLSFPSKVWQNFLVSFKDKLTSVFVGNSGGWVHVLEFNFSTHRWEQVDSLGNLVLFVGRTSIAVEAEEERLRNKIFFPVFKKADGNIIFYSLDSGRFHSFSSENSCADFHGTEDFKILSNCTWIQPGLISTFR